From Streptomyces sp. NBC_00683, one genomic window encodes:
- a CDS encoding histidine phosphatase family protein encodes MTATRYLYLARHGEASPDESELTANGRRQAALLGERLRGSPISAIHHGPLPRAAQTARLIRDQLEDVPLHACEPAGDYLPYLPQRDELPPESADRLLAFVEQFPAEERDRGPELARAAAARFTGPVDGDEPRHELVVTHAFLAAWFVRDALDAPAWRWMGLNHSNAALTVIRYTPGRPAAVVMVNDMGHLPAELRWTGFPPELRL; translated from the coding sequence GTGACCGCAACCCGCTACCTCTACCTCGCCCGCCACGGCGAGGCTTCGCCGGACGAGTCCGAGCTGACGGCGAACGGGCGGCGTCAGGCGGCGCTGCTCGGCGAGCGCCTCCGGGGCAGCCCCATTTCCGCGATCCATCACGGCCCGCTCCCCCGCGCCGCGCAGACCGCCCGGCTGATCCGCGACCAGCTCGAAGACGTCCCCCTGCACGCCTGCGAACCGGCCGGGGACTACCTCCCGTACCTCCCGCAGCGGGACGAGCTCCCGCCCGAGTCGGCGGACCGGCTCCTCGCGTTCGTGGAGCAGTTCCCCGCCGAGGAGCGTGACCGCGGCCCGGAGCTGGCCCGTGCCGCTGCGGCACGGTTCACCGGGCCCGTCGACGGTGACGAACCCCGCCATGAACTGGTCGTCACCCACGCGTTCCTGGCCGCCTGGTTCGTACGGGACGCCCTCGACGCCCCCGCCTGGCGCTGGATGGGCCTGAACCACTCCAACGCGGCGCTGACCGTCATCCGTTACACGCCCGGCCGGCCGGCCGCCGTGGTCATGGTGAACGACATGGGTCACCTTCCCGCCGAGCTCCGCTGGACCGGCTTCCCGCCGGAGCTCCGCCTCTGA
- a CDS encoding adenosine deaminase family protein: MHHVISLQRTPSRARRLLMTAGLAAAALVSSLPAGPPARAAATAAPAPPRPTTAAETRTAAWLDAHGEGEGAADRFFRDLPKGGDLHNHLSGAVRTEYLVQLAADDGLCIDATLTAVAPPCGPGTRPAADALTDAGFRQSVIRAWSMQDFPEGESGHDHFFATFGKFGAATAHTGKLLADVTGTAAVQNQSYLETMVTPVAAATRELATDVGWDPDLAALHRELLAGGRLDRLVTAAEQESDTDDAEFRETAHCGSSRPAPGCRVTVRRIFQVLRDNAPEYVFTQIALGLRLAEHDQRFLAVNLVQPEDAEISLRDYRLHMRMLNYLHTVYPRAHITLHAGELVPGLVKPEDLTFHINDAVRTGRAERIGHGVDLVHEDNWPRLVHDMARRQIAVEVPLTSNAQILQVEGKEHPFPVYRAYGVPVVLATDDPGVSRTDISHEYRRAARTYGLGYPELKDLARASLEYAFLPGRSLWRPDPVRKGFRLVDECRSLESTRCARLLADSPKARLEARQERSFRAFEARHAD; encoded by the coding sequence ATGCACCACGTGATCTCCCTCCAGCGCACTCCATCGCGCGCCCGCCGGTTGCTGATGACCGCAGGGCTCGCCGCGGCAGCCCTCGTCTCGTCGCTGCCCGCCGGACCGCCGGCACGGGCCGCCGCCACGGCCGCTCCCGCACCGCCCCGGCCCACGACCGCCGCCGAGACCCGCACCGCCGCATGGCTGGACGCCCACGGGGAGGGCGAGGGGGCGGCCGACAGGTTCTTCCGGGACCTGCCCAAGGGCGGTGACCTGCACAATCACCTCTCCGGTGCGGTGCGGACCGAGTACCTCGTCCAGCTCGCCGCCGACGACGGCCTCTGCATCGACGCCACCCTGACCGCCGTCGCCCCACCGTGCGGCCCCGGCACCCGGCCGGCTGCCGACGCGCTCACGGATGCCGGGTTCCGGCAGTCCGTCATCCGCGCCTGGTCCATGCAGGACTTCCCGGAGGGGGAATCGGGGCACGACCACTTCTTCGCCACGTTCGGCAAGTTCGGCGCCGCGACCGCACACACGGGAAAGCTGCTGGCCGATGTGACGGGCACCGCCGCCGTACAGAACCAGTCGTACCTGGAGACCATGGTCACCCCCGTCGCGGCCGCCACGAGGGAGCTCGCGACCGATGTCGGCTGGGATCCGGACCTCGCCGCCCTGCACCGCGAACTGCTCGCCGGAGGACGGCTGGACCGACTCGTCACCGCCGCCGAGCAGGAGTCGGACACGGACGACGCCGAGTTCCGCGAGACCGCGCACTGCGGGAGCAGCCGCCCCGCTCCGGGCTGCCGGGTCACGGTGCGCAGGATCTTCCAGGTGCTGCGCGACAACGCTCCGGAGTACGTCTTCACCCAGATCGCCCTGGGACTGCGCCTGGCCGAGCACGACCAGCGGTTCCTCGCGGTGAACCTGGTCCAGCCGGAGGACGCCGAGATCTCGCTGCGCGACTACCGCCTCCACATGCGCATGCTGAACTACCTGCACACGGTCTACCCGCGCGCCCACATCACCCTGCACGCCGGCGAACTGGTGCCCGGCCTGGTGAAGCCCGAAGACCTGACCTTCCACATCAATGACGCCGTACGCACAGGGCGGGCCGAGCGGATCGGACACGGCGTCGACCTCGTGCACGAGGACAACTGGCCGCGTCTCGTCCACGACATGGCCCGCCGGCAGATCGCCGTGGAGGTGCCGCTGACCAGCAACGCGCAGATCCTCCAGGTGGAGGGAAAGGAACACCCGTTCCCGGTGTACCGGGCGTACGGAGTCCCCGTGGTGCTGGCCACGGACGATCCCGGCGTGTCACGCACCGACATCAGCCATGAGTACCGCCGCGCGGCCCGCACCTACGGGCTCGGCTATCCCGAACTCAAGGACCTGGCCCGGGCGTCTCTGGAGTACGCCTTCCTGCCGGGCCGCAGCCTGTGGCGTCCCGACCCCGTACGCAAGGGTTTCCGGCTGGTCGATGAGTGCCGGTCCCTGGAGTCGACGCGCTGCGCACGACTGCTCGCGGACAGCCCGAAAGCGCGGCTGGAGGCCCGCCAGGAGCGGTCCTTCCGGGCGTTCGAGGCCCGGCACGCCGACTGA
- a CDS encoding dihydrofolate reductase family protein has product MSELLVDFITSLDGHASGEGWPGFWGLEGPEYLAWLGEQPEVTYLMGANTYRLMSGFAAGEVPPGQDEFRPEEEASVDELTQASKVVFSSSLEEPLTWANSTLVRDDAVEAVRAMKLSGSGLLSTIGSLSLCRSLLRAGLVDRFRVVMFPVITGATGEERIYDGYPDIALEMIGHRTFDGRIQLVEYKPRVLEHPPLGVPA; this is encoded by the coding sequence ATGTCGGAGCTTCTCGTCGACTTCATCACCTCCCTCGACGGCCACGCGTCGGGAGAGGGATGGCCCGGGTTCTGGGGCCTCGAGGGCCCGGAGTACCTCGCCTGGCTCGGTGAGCAGCCCGAGGTCACCTACCTGATGGGAGCCAACACCTACCGCCTCATGTCGGGCTTCGCCGCAGGCGAGGTCCCGCCTGGCCAGGACGAGTTCAGGCCCGAGGAAGAGGCGTCCGTCGACGAGCTCACGCAAGCGTCCAAGGTGGTGTTCTCCTCCTCACTCGAGGAGCCACTGACGTGGGCCAACTCCACGCTCGTCCGCGACGACGCCGTCGAGGCGGTCCGCGCCATGAAGTTGAGTGGCTCGGGGCTCCTCAGCACGATCGGCAGCCTCAGCCTGTGCCGGTCCCTGCTACGGGCCGGACTCGTCGACCGCTTCCGGGTCGTGATGTTCCCGGTGATCACCGGGGCCACGGGCGAGGAACGCATCTACGACGGCTATCCGGACATTGCCCTCGAGATGATCGGGCACCGCACCTTCGACGGCCGCATCCAGCTGGTCGAGTACAAGCCCCGCGTACTCGAGCACCCACCGCTCGGCGTCCCTGCTTGA
- a CDS encoding serine/threonine-protein kinase: MTRARIGDYVIVREIGSGGMGSVYLGRSRGGREVAIKVIRPEYAADPRYRTRFRKEVEAARRVGGFHTAAVVDADPDAPEPWMASAFVKGPTLADEIRQRGPLGEARLWALAAALAEALEAIHSCGLVHRDLKPANIVLAEDGPRVLDFGIARPLEGTRLTVDGGVIGTPGFVAPEQVQGHRDITGACDVFALGAVLVAAAGGSAFGHGEAYGQMYAAVHTEADTSAVPKALQPLVRACLHKNPEQRPSPRLLLDLCANGGADDHTAPVPDGSAHAPTETATRPAPPPVPPGLSPVAVYQRDPKDWNRQVLRNLLYILLLVALTTLNITVFHLPDAVTGLSVFGVFLVLIRFIGLTSTGKERLLVNDLGIGVGAPDNLIVLRWSGIAALELDAEEAWLTLRLNSGQQLPMGFQHPTWVLAREAKGFTRIHTGLLHPAAEAPPLSDTLRALASRHGVPLTGPRSD; this comes from the coding sequence GTGACGAGGGCGCGTATCGGGGACTACGTGATCGTGCGCGAGATAGGCAGCGGCGGCATGGGCTCGGTCTATCTGGGGCGCTCGCGTGGCGGACGGGAGGTCGCCATCAAGGTGATCCGGCCCGAGTACGCGGCCGACCCCCGGTACCGAACCCGGTTCCGCAAAGAGGTCGAGGCCGCCCGCAGGGTCGGCGGCTTCCACACGGCTGCCGTGGTGGACGCCGACCCTGACGCGCCTGAGCCGTGGATGGCCAGTGCGTTCGTCAAAGGGCCGACGCTTGCCGACGAAATCCGGCAGCGCGGCCCGTTGGGCGAGGCCAGGCTGTGGGCTCTGGCAGCGGCGCTGGCCGAGGCACTGGAGGCGATCCACTCCTGCGGGCTCGTGCACCGCGATCTCAAGCCGGCCAACATCGTCCTCGCCGAGGACGGGCCGCGCGTCCTGGATTTCGGGATCGCCCGCCCGCTGGAAGGCACGCGGTTGACCGTCGACGGCGGCGTGATCGGCACCCCCGGGTTCGTCGCGCCGGAGCAGGTGCAGGGCCACCGCGACATCACCGGCGCGTGCGACGTCTTCGCTCTCGGCGCCGTACTGGTCGCGGCGGCGGGCGGCAGCGCGTTCGGGCACGGCGAGGCGTACGGACAGATGTACGCCGCTGTACACACGGAGGCCGACACGTCAGCGGTGCCGAAGGCGCTGCAGCCCCTGGTGCGCGCATGCCTGCACAAGAATCCCGAACAGCGACCGTCTCCGCGGTTGTTGCTCGACCTGTGTGCGAACGGCGGAGCCGACGACCATACCGCCCCGGTTCCCGACGGCTCCGCCCACGCCCCTACGGAGACGGCGACCCGGCCCGCGCCGCCCCCAGTACCCCCTGGTCTGTCGCCCGTGGCCGTCTATCAGCGTGACCCGAAGGACTGGAACCGGCAGGTGCTGCGGAACCTGCTCTACATACTTCTGCTCGTCGCGCTGACCACACTGAACATCACGGTCTTCCACCTGCCGGACGCGGTGACGGGGCTGAGCGTCTTCGGTGTGTTCCTCGTGCTCATACGCTTCATCGGCTTGACCAGCACGGGCAAGGAACGGCTCCTCGTCAACGACCTGGGCATCGGGGTGGGAGCCCCGGACAACCTGATCGTGCTGCGCTGGTCCGGCATCGCTGCCCTGGAGCTGGATGCCGAGGAAGCCTGGCTGACCCTGCGGCTCAACTCAGGGCAGCAACTCCCCATGGGCTTCCAGCACCCGACGTGGGTCCTCGCCCGCGAGGCCAAGGGCTTCACCCGAATCCACACGGGTCTGCTCCACCCGGCCGCCGAAGCGCCCCCGCTGTCGGACACGCTTCGCGCCCTGGCCAGTCGCCACGGAGTCCCGCTGACGGGCCCCAGGTCCGACTGA
- a CDS encoding aldo/keto reductase, whose protein sequence is MMTSSSETIDASVAGTWKLGDLTVNRIGFGTMRLPQNGPAFARGDSGDRGRAIRVLRRAVELGVNHFDTAAFYFSPLRSANELINSALAPYTDDLVITTKVGPGRDPSGEWIWADPDQLRGQVEENLRQLGRDHLDVVNLRIARSHTSSSVAEHFGALAELREAGLIRHLGMSNTSPEQLAEAQAIAPVVCVQNMYGIGSPPEHHALLRHCGEQGIAFVPFYAIAGAGREAGATTADGEAVLTVARNHGATPTQVRLAWTLHQGPHVLAIPGTGNPDHLTENVAAGALRLTTDELALLAA, encoded by the coding sequence ATGATGACCTCATCCTCAGAGACGATCGACGCGTCCGTGGCCGGCACCTGGAAGCTCGGTGACCTGACGGTCAACCGCATCGGCTTCGGCACCATGCGCCTCCCGCAGAACGGGCCGGCCTTCGCACGCGGCGACTCCGGCGACCGGGGGCGGGCCATACGTGTCCTGCGCCGTGCCGTCGAGCTCGGCGTGAACCACTTCGACACCGCCGCCTTCTACTTCTCGCCCCTGCGGTCCGCCAACGAGCTCATCAACAGCGCGCTCGCCCCGTACACCGACGACCTGGTCATCACCACCAAGGTCGGACCGGGCCGTGATCCCTCCGGTGAGTGGATATGGGCCGACCCGGACCAACTGCGCGGGCAGGTGGAGGAGAACCTGCGCCAGCTCGGACGCGACCACCTCGACGTGGTGAACCTGCGCATCGCCCGCAGCCACACGTCCTCGTCCGTCGCCGAGCACTTCGGGGCACTGGCCGAACTGCGTGAGGCCGGGCTGATCCGCCACCTGGGCATGTCCAACACCTCGCCGGAACAGCTCGCCGAGGCCCAGGCCATCGCACCCGTGGTCTGCGTCCAGAACATGTACGGCATCGGCTCCCCGCCCGAGCACCACGCCCTTCTGCGCCACTGCGGCGAGCAGGGCATCGCGTTCGTGCCGTTCTATGCGATCGCCGGTGCCGGGCGCGAGGCGGGAGCCACCACCGCCGACGGCGAGGCGGTGCTCACGGTCGCACGCAACCACGGCGCGACGCCGACCCAGGTGCGCCTGGCATGGACCCTGCACCAGGGACCGCACGTGCTGGCCATCCCCGGCACCGGCAACCCCGACCACCTGACCGAGAACGTGGCCGCCGGTGCGCTGCGCCTGACGACCGACGAGCTGGCCCTGCTCGCCGCATGA
- a CDS encoding DUF402 domain-containing protein yields MTGQILRWNFFIGGHLSTSVPVRLVERTDEGQLVWLETGTPMWHTELPGGAHLRDIPPHDRPAGGYPAKAGRWPMGSALIHQPAGAGHAVFWFFGRRQKFRGWYVNLEHRVHHGEDIDVADHELDINVAPDRTWQWKDERSFAEKTGHPAYWSADEAAAIRAEGARLAGLAEAGTFPFDGSWCDFRPPKHWTTPPLAAAPARTVL; encoded by the coding sequence ATGACCGGGCAGATCCTCCGATGGAACTTCTTCATCGGCGGCCACCTGAGCACCTCCGTCCCCGTACGCCTGGTCGAACGCACGGACGAGGGGCAGCTGGTGTGGCTGGAGACCGGCACCCCGATGTGGCATACGGAGCTGCCCGGCGGCGCCCACCTCAGGGACATCCCGCCGCACGACCGTCCCGCCGGGGGCTATCCGGCGAAGGCCGGCAGGTGGCCCATGGGCAGTGCCCTCATCCACCAGCCGGCCGGGGCGGGCCACGCGGTGTTCTGGTTCTTCGGGCGGCGGCAGAAGTTCCGCGGCTGGTACGTGAACCTCGAGCACCGCGTCCACCACGGCGAGGACATCGACGTCGCCGACCATGAACTCGACATCAACGTGGCGCCGGACCGCACCTGGCAATGGAAGGACGAGCGGTCGTTCGCCGAGAAGACGGGGCACCCCGCCTACTGGTCGGCCGACGAGGCGGCAGCGATCCGCGCCGAGGGCGCGAGGCTGGCCGGGCTCGCCGAAGCGGGAACCTTCCCGTTCGACGGTTCCTGGTGCGATTTCAGGCCGCCGAAGCACTGGACGACCCCGCCCCTCGCCGCGGCCCCGGCCCGGACGGTCCTCTGA
- a CDS encoding SCO6880 family protein, which translates to MTTQSHTIAPRRTYLIGRARPNAIVGKNRETGEIALIIAGAFLGMMSGLLVPVLSLRIVALMGFPMLALAVVYVPFKGRTFYKWFEINRSFKRTLRRGTTYRSAAMEAGVSADGREVEIGPPPGIGRISWLAAPFGPDEIAVLLHADRRTVTAAIEIEGPGVGLRDSEDQEALVDRFGTLLKHVANGDGFVTRIQMLARTLPADPDAHAKDVAQRGDKGAPGWLQESYDQLQSMVSTSSEQHRAYLVACMHYSRELAAEANAMARAARPQGRRKLDRDAGLAVVMARELTDICARLAEADIRVRQPLGQSRLASLVHSMYDPDHPMDHIQAMTKRNAWPAELDAVEPTFLQAKTRESTTRAPWCHATAWVKEWPMTPVGVNFLAPLLVHTPDVIRTVAVCMDLEPTEVAIERMLTEKTNDEAEASRQAKMNRTVDPRDIAAHGRLDQRGEDLASGAAGVNLVGYITVSSRSPEALARDKRTIRASAGKSYLKLEWCDREHHRAFVNTLPFATGIRR; encoded by the coding sequence TTGACGACCCAGTCCCACACGATCGCGCCCCGCCGTACGTATCTCATCGGCCGCGCCAGGCCGAACGCGATCGTCGGCAAGAACCGTGAGACGGGCGAGATCGCGCTGATCATCGCCGGCGCGTTCCTCGGCATGATGAGCGGGCTCCTCGTCCCGGTCCTCTCCCTGCGGATCGTGGCCCTCATGGGCTTCCCCATGCTGGCCCTGGCCGTCGTGTACGTCCCCTTCAAGGGCCGCACGTTCTACAAGTGGTTCGAGATCAACCGCAGCTTCAAGCGCACCCTGCGCCGCGGTACGACCTACCGTTCCGCCGCCATGGAGGCGGGGGTCAGCGCCGACGGGCGTGAGGTGGAGATCGGCCCGCCGCCCGGCATCGGCCGGATCAGCTGGCTCGCCGCGCCGTTCGGACCGGACGAGATCGCCGTGCTCCTGCACGCCGACCGCCGTACCGTCACCGCCGCGATCGAGATCGAGGGCCCCGGTGTCGGCCTGCGCGACAGCGAGGACCAGGAGGCCCTGGTCGACAGGTTCGGCACCCTGCTCAAGCATGTGGCCAACGGCGACGGCTTCGTGACCCGCATCCAGATGCTGGCCCGGACGCTCCCCGCCGACCCCGACGCCCACGCGAAGGACGTCGCCCAGCGCGGCGACAAGGGCGCGCCGGGCTGGCTCCAGGAGTCCTACGACCAGCTCCAGTCGATGGTCTCCACCTCCAGCGAGCAGCACCGCGCCTATCTCGTCGCCTGCATGCACTACAGCCGCGAGCTCGCCGCCGAGGCCAACGCCATGGCCCGCGCCGCCCGCCCGCAGGGCCGCCGCAAGCTCGACCGTGACGCCGGGCTCGCCGTCGTCATGGCGCGGGAGCTCACCGACATCTGCGCACGTCTCGCCGAGGCGGACATCCGGGTCCGCCAGCCGCTCGGCCAGAGCCGGCTGGCCTCGCTCGTGCACTCGATGTACGACCCGGACCACCCGATGGACCACATCCAGGCCATGACGAAGCGCAACGCCTGGCCGGCCGAACTGGACGCGGTCGAACCCACGTTCCTTCAGGCGAAGACCCGCGAGTCGACGACCCGCGCCCCCTGGTGCCATGCCACGGCCTGGGTGAAGGAATGGCCGATGACGCCTGTCGGCGTCAACTTCCTGGCCCCTCTCCTCGTCCACACGCCCGATGTCATCCGTACGGTCGCGGTCTGCATGGACCTCGAGCCCACGGAGGTCGCCATCGAGCGGATGCTGACGGAGAAGACGAACGACGAGGCCGAGGCGAGCCGCCAGGCCAAGATGAACCGCACCGTCGACCCGCGCGACATCGCCGCGCACGGTCGGCTCGACCAGCGGGGTGAAGATCTGGCGAGCGGTGCGGCCGGGGTGAACCTCGTGGGGTACATCACCGTGTCGTCCCGGTCGCCCGAAGCCCTCGCCCGCGACAAGCGGACGATCAGGGCCTCGGCCGGCAAGTCGTATCTGAAGCTGGAGTGGTGCGACCGTGAGCACCACCGCGCCTTCGTGAACACCTTGCCGTTCGCCACCGGCATCCGCCGCTGA
- a CDS encoding ATP-binding protein, with translation MRDPLSALSDAFTAFLFGKVETTRLPVRTSTGQAQAVYLPTAAPGLGDSGVIIGREVYSGKGYIYDPFQLYGQQLPAPHWLVLGESGNGKSALEKTYVLRQLRFRDRQVVVLDAQGEDGVGEWNLIAQELGITPIRLDPTAALNDGIRLNPLDPSITTTGQLALLRTIIEVAMGHGLDERSGFALKVAHAYVNETTGDRQPVLMDIVEQLRHPEPESAEAMNVDIDDVRAWGLDVALVLDRLVDGDLRGMFDGPTTIGIDLDAPLIVFDLSHIDRNSIAMPILMAIVGVWLEHTWIRPDRKKRIFLVEEAWHIINSPFVAQLFQRLLKFGRRLGLSFVAVVHHLSDVVDGAAAKEAAAILKMASTRTIYAQKADEARATGKVIGLPRWAVEIIPTLTPGIAVWDVNGNVQVVKHLITEAERPLVFTDRAMTEGSTSDMLPEDVRAAELEAEQRAARIEHQHRLNESSESTVA, from the coding sequence ATGCGAGACCCGCTGTCCGCGTTGTCGGATGCCTTCACCGCCTTCCTGTTCGGGAAGGTGGAGACGACCCGGCTGCCGGTCCGTACGTCGACGGGCCAGGCCCAGGCCGTCTACCTGCCGACCGCCGCGCCCGGCCTCGGCGACTCCGGCGTGATCATCGGGCGTGAGGTGTACTCCGGCAAGGGCTACATCTACGACCCCTTCCAGCTGTACGGGCAGCAGCTCCCCGCCCCGCACTGGCTGGTGCTCGGCGAGTCCGGCAACGGCAAGTCGGCGCTGGAGAAGACGTACGTGCTGCGCCAGCTCCGCTTCCGCGACCGGCAGGTCGTCGTCCTGGACGCCCAGGGCGAGGACGGTGTCGGCGAGTGGAACCTCATCGCCCAGGAGCTGGGTATAACCCCCATCCGGCTGGATCCGACCGCCGCGCTGAACGACGGGATCCGGCTCAACCCGCTCGACCCGTCGATCACCACGACGGGCCAGCTCGCCCTGCTCCGCACGATCATCGAAGTCGCCATGGGCCACGGCCTCGACGAGCGTTCCGGCTTCGCGCTCAAGGTCGCGCACGCCTACGTGAACGAGACCACCGGCGACCGCCAGCCGGTCCTGATGGACATCGTGGAGCAACTGCGCCACCCGGAGCCGGAGTCCGCCGAGGCGATGAACGTCGACATAGACGACGTACGGGCCTGGGGCCTTGACGTCGCCCTCGTCCTGGACCGGCTGGTCGACGGTGACCTGCGCGGCATGTTCGACGGCCCGACGACGATCGGCATCGACCTCGACGCACCGCTGATCGTCTTCGACCTCTCGCACATCGACCGCAACTCCATCGCGATGCCGATCCTGATGGCGATCGTCGGCGTCTGGCTGGAGCACACCTGGATCAGGCCCGACCGCAAGAAGCGCATCTTCCTGGTCGAAGAGGCCTGGCACATCATCAACTCGCCCTTCGTGGCGCAGCTCTTCCAGCGGCTGCTGAAGTTCGGGCGACGGCTCGGCCTGTCCTTCGTGGCGGTGGTCCACCACCTCAGCGATGTCGTCGACGGGGCCGCGGCGAAGGAAGCGGCGGCCATCCTGAAGATGGCCTCGACACGGACGATCTACGCCCAGAAGGCCGACGAGGCCAGAGCGACGGGCAAGGTGATCGGCCTGCCCAGGTGGGCGGTCGAGATCATCCCGACGCTGACCCCGGGCATCGCGGTCTGGGACGTCAACGGCAACGTGCAGGTCGTCAAGCACCTGATCACCGAGGCGGAACGCCCCCTGGTGTTCACCGACCGCGCGATGACCGAGGGTTCGACGTCCGACATGCTCCCCGAGGACGTAAGGGCCGCAGAGCTGGAGGCGGAGCAGCGGGCGGCGCGGATCGAGCACCAGCACCGGCTGAACGAGTCGTCCGAGTCAACGGTGGCATGA
- a CDS encoding type VI secretion protein, with the protein MARQAPSRTERGGEGQGGIPDGLLIGLLAFLFGLTVLAWTATGLAGLFAHGAWPTGVTFTRTPLALRALALAPQDLPAAWPDTPAGELSGYGLFWGLFIGELMVLLVLTVFVVGVVARWRMVRKQRAAAADPYEPEREPVHRPKPEPEPVRPVAPAPVVVEAAPVREYEREPAPASVPSPRTPLLVYGTAATRRPTVVQAIREAGGPALVVTSDPTVWAETKDARSKLGPVLVYDPGHLCDTPARLHWAPTAGCEDPATAAARAAALLAPVRPSARVDSSMADTAETLLQCWLHAAAVDGRPFRQVHRWASGGSAHEPVRLLRTHPRAASGLAGLLESALTAYPERRESAQELTVRAFAALSSVHIREACTPNRSDSLGLESFAGEGGTLFVVGEPIEDPRHRPGAMPLLTALASHVVEHGRRMAARSTDGRLDPPMTLVLDDVAAVAPLPQLPELLSTGEDQGMPTLVLLRSQEQGRARWTQRLQLPGTGIR; encoded by the coding sequence ATGGCACGCCAGGCACCATCCCGTACGGAGCGCGGCGGCGAGGGCCAGGGCGGCATCCCGGACGGCCTGCTGATCGGCCTCCTGGCCTTCCTGTTCGGGCTGACCGTGCTGGCCTGGACGGCCACGGGGCTGGCCGGACTGTTCGCGCACGGGGCCTGGCCGACGGGCGTCACCTTCACGCGGACGCCGCTGGCCCTGCGTGCGCTGGCCCTCGCACCGCAGGACCTCCCGGCGGCCTGGCCGGACACTCCGGCGGGCGAGCTCTCCGGGTACGGCTTGTTCTGGGGCCTGTTCATCGGCGAGTTGATGGTGCTGCTGGTCCTGACGGTGTTCGTCGTGGGGGTGGTGGCCCGCTGGCGGATGGTACGGAAGCAGAGGGCCGCGGCAGCCGATCCGTACGAGCCCGAGCGCGAGCCCGTACACCGGCCGAAGCCCGAGCCCGAGCCGGTACGTCCTGTCGCACCGGCGCCCGTGGTCGTCGAGGCAGCCCCCGTGCGCGAGTACGAGCGCGAGCCCGCTCCCGCGTCCGTCCCCTCCCCCCGCACGCCCCTCCTCGTCTACGGGACCGCCGCCACCCGCCGCCCCACCGTCGTCCAGGCCATCCGGGAAGCCGGCGGCCCGGCTCTCGTCGTCACGTCCGACCCCACGGTCTGGGCCGAGACGAAGGACGCCCGCAGCAAGCTCGGCCCGGTCCTGGTCTACGACCCGGGCCATCTCTGCGACACCCCGGCCCGCCTCCACTGGGCGCCCACCGCCGGCTGCGAGGACCCCGCCACCGCAGCCGCCCGGGCCGCGGCCCTGCTCGCCCCGGTCCGCCCGTCGGCCAGGGTCGACAGCTCCATGGCCGACACCGCCGAAACGCTTCTGCAGTGCTGGCTGCACGCCGCGGCCGTGGACGGCCGCCCCTTCCGCCAGGTCCACCGCTGGGCGTCCGGAGGCAGCGCCCATGAACCGGTGCGCCTGCTCCGTACCCACCCCAGGGCCGCCTCCGGACTCGCCGGGCTGCTGGAGTCCGCGCTCACCGCGTACCCCGAACGCCGCGAGAGCGCACAGGAGCTGACGGTACGTGCCTTCGCGGCCCTCTCCTCGGTCCACATCCGCGAGGCCTGCACACCCAACCGATCCGATTCGCTCGGACTGGAATCTTTTGCGGGTGAGGGGGGAACGCTCTTTGTGGTCGGCGAACCCATCGAGGATCCTCGCCACCGTCCCGGTGCGATGCCCCTGCTCACCGCACTCGCCTCACACGTGGTCGAGCACGGCCGCCGCATGGCCGCACGGTCAACCGACGGTCGGCTCGACCCACCAATGACCCTCGTCCTCGACGACGTCGCGGCCGTGGCTCCGCTTCCCCAACTCCCGGAGCTGCTGTCGACCGGCGAGGACCAGGGGATGCCGACCCTGGTCCTGCTCCGCTCGCAGGAACAGGGCCGGGCCCGCTGGACGCAGCGGCTGCAGCTCCCCGGCACCGGAATCCGCTGA
- a CDS encoding GNAT family N-acetyltransferase yields the protein MEHVIRAVRAEEWPLAREIRLAALQDPVASVAFAETYEHALAMPDSFWQQRTTDAADGVQVRQFVAEAPDGRWVGTASVLVERPAQEVRFGEAAEVDQAHVVGVFVRPEARGGGVADALFGAAVDWAWSLSAPRVERVRLYVHEHNPRAAAFYRRFGFVPSGRTVPAPDDPAARELEFVIERA from the coding sequence ATGGAACACGTCATACGAGCGGTGAGGGCCGAGGAATGGCCCCTGGCCAGGGAGATCCGGCTGGCCGCCCTGCAGGATCCCGTCGCTTCGGTCGCCTTCGCGGAGACGTACGAGCATGCGCTGGCCATGCCCGACTCGTTCTGGCAGCAGCGGACGACGGATGCCGCCGACGGTGTGCAGGTCCGGCAGTTCGTCGCCGAGGCCCCCGACGGCCGGTGGGTGGGTACCGCGTCGGTGCTCGTGGAGCGGCCCGCGCAGGAGGTGCGCTTCGGGGAGGCTGCCGAGGTCGACCAGGCGCATGTGGTCGGGGTGTTCGTCCGGCCCGAGGCGCGGGGCGGCGGGGTGGCCGACGCGCTGTTCGGGGCGGCTGTCGACTGGGCCTGGTCGCTGTCCGCTCCCCGTGTCGAGCGGGTGCGGCTGTACGTCCACGAGCACAACCCCCGGGCCGCGGCGTTCTACCGGAGGTTCGGCTTCGTGCCGTCGGGACGCACCGTGCCCGCGCCGGACGATCCGGCCGCGCGGGAACTGGAGTTCGTGATCGAGCGGGCCTAG